Genomic segment of Anaerobranca gottschalkii DSM 13577:
AAGTATCATCCGGTCTCCTCAATACTTCAAATAAAGTTACTATCCAAAAGATAAAGAATAATAGTGGAAACAAAAATATTATCGGTAAACAACCTAAAAAAGCCATAATTTCACCCACTTTCCCCTAATTCTATAAAATTTCTACTATATATAGTATTCGTCAATTATTGAATATTACCTGCTTAAAGATAATTTTTTTATATAAATAAAGACAAAG
This window contains:
- a CDS encoding PLD nuclease N-terminal domain-containing protein; protein product: MAFLGCLPIIFLFPLLFFIFWIVTLFEVLRRPDDTFRNSGDRIMWILIVFFGNFIGALIYQIFGKNEMS